In Clostridium ljungdahlii DSM 13528, the genomic window ATATACTAAAAAGTGTAGGATTAGAAGTAAGGGTTTTAGTAGTACCCCAAGGAAAAGATCCTGATGAATTTATTAGGAATAATGGAAAAGATGCTTTTTTAGAACTTGTAGATAAAGCTCTACCACTTATAGAGTATAGAATTCAAAATATAAAAAGTAACATGAATTTCAACGATTCTGAAGATACTATAAAATATGTAGAAAAAGCACTAAAAATATTGTCTCAATTAGATCCTATAGAAAGAGAAATATATGTAAAAAGTATATCTGAAGAAACTGGAATAAGGGATCAAGTACTATATGATATGTTGAATGATAATATTCAAAAAAATGTAAAAAAAAATGAAAAGGTGAATATAGATGCTGGTTTTGGACAAAAATTATATTTAGAGCCAGCATATTTAAAGGCTGAGAGGGCTCTTTTAAAACTTATTTCAGAAAATGAAGAAGCGTTTAAGTATGCGCTAGATAAAATAGAAGTTGATAATATTATATTAGAAAGTCATAAAAAAATATATAGGTATATAGTGGAAAATATGAAATATGATATAGAAAAAAGAAAAAAGTTTGTAGAGTTAAATTGTCATGACGTAGATACCTCTAAAGAATGGGTTAACATTATGGAAACTAAAATTAAATATGACAGCATCAATTACAAAGATATGATAGATAATTATATAGATAAAATAGAAAGACATAGATTGGAAAAGTCCAAGAAGCACATTATAAATAGAATAAAAGAATGTGAAGCTCAGGGAAATTTGAATGAATCTCTAAAACTGGCACAAGAATTAATTAAAATACAAAAAAGGATTGGTGAAATGCAGTAATGGCAAAAGGAGGCAATAAAATGAAAAGTAAGAGTGCAAAGCTACAGTTAGTTAAAAAAATCATAGAAAAAGGTAAAAAAAATGGCACCTTAACTTATAAAGAAATAATGGACGAATTAGAAGAAGTGGACTTAAGTCCTGAGCAAATAGAAAAAATATATGAAGCTCTTGAATCCATGGGAATAGAAGTAACTGGTGATGAACATGAAACAGAATCAAATGAGAAAAACTTAGATTTATCGGTTCCTGATGGAATTGCAATAGATGATCCTGTAAGAATGTATTTAAAAGAAATAGGAAAAGTACCGCTGCTTTTACCAGAAGAAGAAATATCTCTTGCAAAAAGAATAGAAGAGGGAGACCAAATTGCCAAGAAAAAGTTAGCAGAAGCTAATTTAAGATTAGTGGTTAGCATAGCTAAAAGATATGTGGGTAGAGGAATGCTTTTCTTAGATTTAATTCAAGAAGGTAACCTTGGACTTATAAAAGCAGTAGAAAAGTTTGATTACAGAAAGGGATATAAATTTAGTACCTATGCTACATGGTGGATAAGGCAGGCAATTACAAGGGCAATAGCAGATCAGGCAAGAACAATAAGAATACCTGTTCACATGGTAGAAACCATAAATAAACTTGTAAGAGTTTCAAGACAGTTACTTCAAGAACTTGGAAGAGAACCTCATCCAGAAGAAGTAGCACAAATAATGGAGATGCCTGTAGATAAAGTAAGGGAGATTATGAAAATAGCACAGGAGCCTGTATCTCTTGAAACCCCTATTGGAGAAGAGGAAGACAGTCACCTTGGAGATTTTATACCAGATGATGAGGCACCAGCACCTGCAGAGGCAGCAGCTTTTACTATGCTTAAGGAGCAACTTATAAATGTATTAGATACTTTAACTCCAAGGGAAGAAAAAGTTTTAAGACTTAGGTTTGGTCTAGATGACGGAAGAGCTAGAACTCTAGAAGAAGTTGGAAAAGAGTTTAATGTAACTAGAGAGAGAATAAGGCAGATAGAGGCCAAGGCGCTTAGAAAGCTGAGGCATCCAAGTAGAAGTAAAAAATTAAAAGATTATTTAGATTAAGGCACCCTTTCCAAGGTGCTTTTACTTGTCTGGAAAACTAATTTGTAAACTTTCAAATAGGAGCAGAATATAACTTTATGATATAATGTTTAGTAAAGAAGGTGAGCAAATATGAAAACTACTTATAAATCTGCAAAGGGATTAGGAGTATGGACTATAGTAGGTATAACAGTTATATATAATGTATTTATGATAGTTCTTATAAATTTTATAAATTCCTACGAAATATTTAATCTTTTTAAACTAGCGTTTATAGCCGTAAATGCTTATCAAATTTATTATATAATAATTTGTGGAACTCTAAAATACTCTATGGACGAAGAAAATTTATATATAACCAGTATGTTTAAGTTTAAGAATGAAAAAATTCCTTTTAAAGATATAAGAATGTATCAAAAATCTAAAGGGTACATTAAAGGGGTAAAGCTATCAGGATATGGAAAAAGTAAATTTGCCATAGGAAGGTCGTTT contains:
- the rpoD gene encoding RNA polymerase sigma factor RpoD, with product MAKGGNKMKSKSAKLQLVKKIIEKGKKNGTLTYKEIMDELEEVDLSPEQIEKIYEALESMGIEVTGDEHETESNEKNLDLSVPDGIAIDDPVRMYLKEIGKVPLLLPEEEISLAKRIEEGDQIAKKKLAEANLRLVVSIAKRYVGRGMLFLDLIQEGNLGLIKAVEKFDYRKGYKFSTYATWWIRQAITRAIADQARTIRIPVHMVETINKLVRVSRQLLQELGREPHPEEVAQIMEMPVDKVREIMKIAQEPVSLETPIGEEEDSHLGDFIPDDEAPAPAEAAAFTMLKEQLINVLDTLTPREEKVLRLRFGLDDGRARTLEEVGKEFNVTRERIRQIEAKALRKLRHPSRSKKLKDYLD